The following proteins are co-located in the Mus caroli chromosome 7, CAROLI_EIJ_v1.1, whole genome shotgun sequence genome:
- the LOC110299198 gene encoding olfactory receptor 2D3 — MGRENQSFVDEFVLLGLSQDAQTQILLFILFFIVYILTVLGNLLIIVLILMDSRLHTPMYFFLRNLSFADLCFSNSIVPQVLSHFLVKRKTISFWGCVTQVIVSLQIGCTECALLAVMSYDRYVAVCKPLHYSTIMTQQLCLQLALGSWASGLLVCLVDIAVAFHLPYRGQNIVSHYFCELPALLKVASADTYSTEMAIFAMGVVILLAPVSLILISYWNIISTVIQMQSGEGRLKVFSTCGSHLIVVVLFYGSAIFNYMQPNTKTRKKQDKIMSVFYTVVTPMLNPIIYSLRNKDVKSAFRKLAAKVVFFQKQ, encoded by the coding sequence atgggaagagaaaaccAGAGCTTTGTAGATGAATTTGTGTTGCTGGGCCTTTCACAAGATGCACAGACTCAGATCCTCCTGTTCAtccttttcttcattgtttacATTCTGACTGTACTTGGAAACCTGCTCATCATTGTCCTCATCCTTATGGATTCTCGactccacacccccatgtacttttttcttaGAAATCTTTCTTTTGCAGATCTGTGTTTCTCAAATAGCATTGTTCCTCAAGTGCTGTCCCACTTCCTGGTAAAAAGGAAAACTATTTCCTTTTGGGGCTGTGTGACACAGGTAATTGTCTCACTTCAGATTGGGTGTACAGAGTGTGCACTGCTGGCGGTGATGTCCTATGACCGGTATGTGGCTGTGTGCAAACCACTGCACTACTCCACCATCATGACCCAACAATTATGCCTGCAGTTGGCCCTGGGGTCCTGGGCCAGTGGGCTCCTAGTATGTTTGGTAGATATTGCTGTTGCTTTCCATCTTCCCTATCGAGGGCAGAACATAGTCAGCCATTACTTTTGTGAACTTCCTGCACTCCTGAAGGTGGCTTCAGCAGATACTTACAGCACAGAAATGGCCATCTTTGCAATGGGTGTGGTAATCCTCCTAGCACCTGTCTCCCTCATCCTCATCTCCTACTGGAACATCATCTCAACTGTGATCCAGATGCAGTCTGGTGAGGGGAGACTCAAggtgttctcaacctgtggatctcaCCTCATTGTTGTTGTCCTCTTCTATGGGTCTGCAATATTTAACTATATGCAACCAAACACCAAAACCAGGAAGAAACAGGATAAGATAATGTCTGTGTTCTATACAGTGGTGACTCCAATGCTAAACCCCATAATTTATAGTCTTCGGAACAAGGATGTCAAAAGTGCCTTCAGAAAACTAGCTGCAAAAGTGGTATTCTTTCAAAAGCAATGA